Below is a window of Halarcobacter anaerophilus DNA.
TTAATTAGAATTTTGGAGGATTAAAAGGATAATTCATTGGAAAGACCAATGAATTATTTAATTGATTTAACGGTAATAGAAAAGTCTAAATCTTTTCCTGCTAACGGGTGGTTTAAGTCGATTTCAACTTCATTGTCTAAGATATTCGTAACCACTACTTGAATAGGGTTTCCGTCTTGTCCTTGACCTTGCAGAGGCATTCCTATTTGAAGTTCCAAATCTCCGAACTGCTCTTTTGGTACCATTTGTTTTGCTTCGGGATTATATTCACCGTATGCTTCTGAAGATGGAACAGTTATATCTTTTGACTCCTCTTCATTCATATCTGCAATTCTTGATTCCAATCCCGGAATAATTTGTCCCGATCCAAATGTAAACTCTAAAGGCTCTTTGTCAATATTGCTATCAACAATTTCTCCTCCAATTTTTAGTTCGTAGTTAATTGACACTATTTGATTGTTTTCTATAGCCATACTGATCCTTTTTTTGATGTTGTATTAAAACTATAGCTAAACTTTTTTAGATGGAGGTAAATGAAAAATATATATTTAAATTATTTGTAAAATTAAACTATTCTTTTTATTAAAACCTTAAAATCCAAATCACAACCTGCAAGAGGATGATTATAATCAACAGTAACGCTGTCTTTTGTAACTTCCGTAACGGTAGCTTTAATAATTTCACCGTTTTCTTCATCTGCTTCAAGCACTAATCCTATTTCCAAGTCAATACCCTCAAAATCTGATATAGGTAAAGTCTCCGCAAGTTTTGGATTATGCTCTCCGTAAGCATCTTTAGCTTTGATATTTATATCTTTTGTTTGACCTTCTTCCATCTCTTTTATAGCCATTTCCAAAGCAGGTAAAATCTCACCTTTTCCGTATTCAAACTCGATAGGACTTGCTTCAAAATTTGTTTCAAGCATATTATCGTCTACTTTTAATTCATAATGCATTTGTACTAATTGATTATTTTTTATTGCCATAATCATCCTTTTATC
It encodes the following:
- a CDS encoding FKBP-type peptidyl-prolyl cis-trans isomerase; translated protein: MAIENNQIVSINYELKIGGEIVDSNIDKEPLEFTFGSGQIIPGLESRIADMNEEESKDITVPSSEAYGEYNPEAKQMVPKEQFGDLELQIGMPLQGQGQDGNPIQVVVTNILDNEVEIDLNHPLAGKDLDFSITVKSIK
- a CDS encoding FKBP-type peptidyl-prolyl cis-trans isomerase, translating into MAIKNNQLVQMHYELKVDDNMLETNFEASPIEFEYGKGEILPALEMAIKEMEEGQTKDINIKAKDAYGEHNPKLAETLPISDFEGIDLEIGLVLEADEENGEIIKATVTEVTKDSVTVDYNHPLAGCDLDFKVLIKRIV